Below is a window of Christensenella minuta DNA.
GCCCCGGCATAAATGCACAGCCATTTCGTCGCTGCGCCAATGCCGAAGAACAGCCCGCTCAACGCCAACGGAATTAACGTTTTCGAAATTTTCTGTTTGTTGAAATTGCTCTGCGTAAACTGATACATAAACAGGTACATCAGCATGATCCACAGGATGCTGTAACTGTCGATCGTACCGATTCTCGTCTGTGCAAAGTGCATGAAATCCACGGCAAACAAAATAGCTGAGATCGCCGCATATTTGCTTTTCTTGAAAAGCATTTTTGCAAATATATAGAGGACCGGGAGCATCAGGACCCCGGTAAGCGTTCCCATAAACCGCCACCCAAATGGATTCATGCCGAAAATCTGGATTCCACAGGCAAGAATCAGCTTGCCTAGCGGCGGATGCGTAATCTCGTAAGGCTCGATGCCATGAATGTTTTCATAAGCCGTTCTGACATGGTAGATTTCATCGAAATAAAAATCCGTCATATAGGTGGATTCAGCCGGAACCAAGCTTTGCTCATCAAATAATACCTGTGCCGAAGAGGGTGAAGTATCCTGCGGCTGTAATAAATTCCCCTGCGCATCCTTAAAGGCAACTTCCAGAATCGGCAGGGAGCCCGAAAGCGGAACGACCTTAATATATTTAGCGTCGATATCCGTCGTATAAATCTGCCACTTATACATATTGGCAAATTTATGCTCGATTTCAGAAACCGTCTTTCCTCCTTTCTCAAGCACGACCGGCGTATAGGTCATTCCATCTGCAGAATAATAAAATTCAAAATTTGCTTCCCCATAACCGGCATAATACTCAACCGTTGAAATTTGCTGTTCTGCCGCAAATTCTGCGATAACAGGTTCTTTTTCGAGCTGCGCCGGTGTCTCCGGGATTTGAAAGCTCCCGAGATTGGTAAACGCAACCAAAGCATATATTGCGGAAATTACAAGCATTAAGAGGCCGTCTTTTTTGTTCAGTGTCCTTTTTTCTTCAAAATTTTCCAAACGCAGCTGTGCCGGAGGCTTTTCGAGCGTCTCCATCGCGGAGATATCGGAATCTTCCTTTTTTTCCTGAACGGGTCCCAGCGCCAACTTCGTAATTACATATCCCGTATAGATAAAAACCGCCATACTGACAGCGGACACGCCTATTGTCCACGCCAGCGGAATCATCACCTGATAATAGTAAAGCGACAGGCTCTGGTTTAAAAGAAGCGCAATAAAGGTGAGGATCACCGGCCAGACCAGACGCTTGTCTTTTGTAAAAATGAAGGCAAACAGGAGCAGTATGGGAACCGGGAACAGGTAGCGGTCATGCATGCCGTGCCCCAGGGCGAATACCCCCATAATGATAAGCGCCGCAAGGGCAAACAGGAATTCCTTTTTGGGATTTCTTATATAGAGGAACAAAGAGTAGGCGCAGACAAGGGCGATCAGGATAAAGCCCCATATGTCTGCGGTCAGCCCGAGGAATACAGCCTGACTGGAGGAAATAAAATTCTGCCCCAATAAGGCAAACAAATTAAACGCATTCAGAGACGCCTGGTCGTATTGCCCAACGGTACTGATGAACTGTTTAACAAGCCAAAGGGGTTCCTGACTGCCCGCAAACGGCAGAGGAATGAGGAAGAAAAGCCCAGCCATTACGCCGATGGAAATCAAAAGATTCAAAACATCTTTCTTCCGGTTTTCCGATACAATAATATTACGTATTAAAACAAAGGCAAGGACCGGGAAAATCATGATTGCCTGTGGCTTCAATAAAAATGCGGCCATAAATGCGGCGGAGGCCCAGATCGGTTTGTTTTTTACCAGCAAATAAATTACCAGTATCATCATTAGCGTGATGATAATATCGACCTGTCCCCAAATACTGGAGTTGAAAATAACCGCCGGATTCAGCAGGATCAGTACGCTGAGCAACAGAGCGGTATTGGGCCGAAATTTTTTTCCCGCCAGGCGGTATACGATATAGGCAGCCAAAATGTCGCAGCATACCGCCGGGAGGTGAATCATCAGTGCAAATTCAGGGCCGCCCAAATTGAGGGAAAATGTGTTCTGCAAAAATCCAAAGAAATAAAGTACGTAAATGTAAACAGGCGGATAATCGGCAAAGAAATCACTCGTATAGAAATTTTCGAGGCCGCCGGTATAGGAATAATTTGCCCAGGCTTTAAAACAATCGAGGTCGGTAGCATAGCCCGGAGTAGAATAAGCCAGCACCAAGCGCACCAATAAGGCAATTATGGCAAACAGCGCAAATATCATTCCCGCTGAGACGGGCTGCTCAAAAGGATTCCGCGTCTTTTTTCCGTAATACAAATAGGCGATCAAGAATAGAAAAATGACGCCGAGTACGGTAAACCATACAATCAATTCATTTTGTGCTTCCATAAACTACCACCAATTAGTTAACCCCAAATGCATTTTCTATGTAATTGAGGCGGCTTCCTTCCTTCGGATAAACTTCCGCTACGTCAAAACGAATATTGCTGTCATAAAGCCGGTGCTCCGCAATGTAGCGTTGTGCGGTCTGAATCAATATTTGCTGCTTGCGGTATCCAACTGCCTCGGCAGCCGTCCCGAAATTCATATTGGAGCGAGTCTTTACCTCGATAAAGACAACCGTCTTTCCATCAAGTGCAATAAGATCGACTTCTCCCTTTCCGGCACGGTAGTTTCTGGCAAGCAGCTTCATGCCCTTTTGAAGGACATAACGGCAAACCATATTCTCCCCGGCTTTTCCAAGACGCATCGCATCAGTCATTTTGCAACAGCTTCCTTAAAAATGTTTTCCTATGGATATCCAGTATTCCATAGGTGCGTATCGCGTCATAATGGGCTTTCGTTCCATATCCTTTATGCTTTGCAAAAAGATATTCCGGATATTGCCCGTCGTATTCCCGCATGATACGGTCTCGCGTCACCTTGGCAACGATTGATGCGGACGCAATGGTATAGAGTCTGGCATCTCCCTTTATAAGCGGAGTGCAAGGAATATCCGTTCGTATATCCATCGCATCCGTATATACATGCTGCGGATGCGTTTTAAGACCGCAAAGAGCATTTTCAAAAGCCCTGCGGGCCGCGTTCAAAATATTGATTTCATCGATCACATGATTATCCACGATACTGACCGAGCAATCTACAGCTTTTTTTAATATTATATCATATAACTCTTCTCTGCGCTTCTCGGAAACTTTTTTTGAATCGTCTATTCCCAGAATTAGATCATTGGGCGGCATAATAACGCATGCCGCCACAACCGGGCCGGCAAGTGGGCCTCTGCCGGCTTCATCGATTCCGGCTACCAACTCCCCACGTTCCCAGTGCGGCCGCTCATAAGAGGTCATGATTTGTAATTTTTCCCGCCATGCATCTTCCCGTTTTCCCATAATCACTCCGGCTTTTCCAAAGAAAGCCTGCCCAGCTTCCCGTTTTTAAATTCATCAAGCAGCGTTTTCGCTCCCCGCTC
It encodes the following:
- a CDS encoding glycosyltransferase family 39 protein; translated protein: MEAQNELIVWFTVLGVIFLFLIAYLYYGKKTRNPFEQPVSAGMIFALFAIIALLVRLVLAYSTPGYATDLDCFKAWANYSYTGGLENFYTSDFFADYPPVYIYVLYFFGFLQNTFSLNLGGPEFALMIHLPAVCCDILAAYIVYRLAGKKFRPNTALLLSVLILLNPAVIFNSSIWGQVDIIITLMMILVIYLLVKNKPIWASAAFMAAFLLKPQAIMIFPVLAFVLIRNIIVSENRKKDVLNLLISIGVMAGLFFLIPLPFAGSQEPLWLVKQFISTVGQYDQASLNAFNLFALLGQNFISSSQAVFLGLTADIWGFILIALVCAYSLFLYIRNPKKEFLFALAALIIMGVFALGHGMHDRYLFPVPILLLFAFIFTKDKRLVWPVILTFIALLLNQSLSLYYYQVMIPLAWTIGVSAVSMAVFIYTGYVITKLALGPVQEKKEDSDISAMETLEKPPAQLRLENFEEKRTLNKKDGLLMLVISAIYALVAFTNLGSFQIPETPAQLEKEPVIAEFAAEQQISTVEYYAGYGEANFEFYYSADGMTYTPVVLEKGGKTVSEIEHKFANMYKWQIYTTDIDAKYIKVVPLSGSLPILEVAFKDAQGNLLQPQDTSPSSAQVLFDEQSLVPAESTYMTDFYFDEIYHVRTAYENIHGIEPYEITHPPLGKLILACGIQIFGMNPFGWRFMGTLTGVLMLPVLYIFAKMLFKKSKYAAISAILFAVDFMHFAQTRIGTIDSYSILWIMLMYLFMYQFTQSNFNKQKISKTLIPLALSGLFFGIGAATKWLCIYAGAGLAVIFFMTLYKRYKEYRFAKEKLLAHETGAAADAGGLDHYRSIVKKYKINIALILCWCVLFFIIVPAVIYIASYYPYTIVTQGEAYRFINPGNLKEHHSIVGNQFYMLNYHSTLNPDHVHPFSSMWYSWPVDVRPVLFFNGHNDLNHTTSTLSTMGNPLIWWAGVVASFWLVIDSARGKHRNYGVTFTAIAALSQFMPWWFVTREVFIYHYFATVPFLIILIVYWLKNIESDFRYGKQFMWGFVIACGVMFAVFYPVITGIPFDTDYITALRWLPSWPFYG
- a CDS encoding YraN family protein, which translates into the protein MTDAMRLGKAGENMVCRYVLQKGMKLLARNYRAGKGEVDLIALDGKTVVFIEVKTRSNMNFGTAAEAVGYRKQQILIQTAQRYIAEHRLYDSNIRFDVAEVYPKEGSRLNYIENAFGVN
- a CDS encoding ribonuclease HII, with product MGKREDAWREKLQIMTSYERPHWERGELVAGIDEAGRGPLAGPVVAACVIMPPNDLILGIDDSKKVSEKRREELYDIILKKAVDCSVSIVDNHVIDEINILNAARRAFENALCGLKTHPQHVYTDAMDIRTDIPCTPLIKGDARLYTIASASIVAKVTRDRIMREYDGQYPEYLFAKHKGYGTKAHYDAIRTYGILDIHRKTFLRKLLQND